The genomic region TTTTTTGACGGCTATGGTACAGCTTACAGGCGGTGATTTTGAGAAAGCAGTTAAAGAGTCAAGTAAGGTTTTGGCGATTCGTGGAAAAGTTATTCCGTCGACAGTAAATGATGTTCACTTGGTGGCAGAGTATATGGATGGGTCCATCACTGAAGGAGAAGCGAGTATTCCAAAGGCGAATGTACCGATTAAAAGATTGTATTTGAAACCAGAGGATACGAAACCGACACAGGAGGCCCTTGATGCTATTGCAACGGCTGATGTTATTATTTTGGGTCCAGGAAGTCTTTATACGAGCATTATTCCAAATTTGATTATTAATGGCATGACTGAGGCGATTGAAAAATCAAGTGCATTTAAAATTTATATTTGTAATGTGATGACTCAGCAAGGAGAGACTGAAGGCTATAGCGCAAGCGATCATGTGAGAGTTTTAATGGAACACACAAGCCCAAAAATTATTGACGCGGCTCTTATTAACAATATGCAGGCTCCCGTTGATGCTTTAAAGCGGTATGAGGAAGAAAATTCTCATCCGGTGATCGCTGACTCGGATAAAATAAAAACCCTTGGAGCAAAAGTTGCTGCTGAAGATTTGTTGGGTGTTGATGATTATGTGCGCCATGATTCTAAGAAATTAACACAAGCATTGATTAATTTAATTGAAAAACATAGAGTTATTAAACGATAGT from Candidatus Omnitrophota bacterium harbors:
- a CDS encoding YvcK family protein; its protein translation is MSDKNHGMIENIAKWFYPGMRVKRWLLTSIFGICIVALGSVFAATSYTLVSIFGFVIIICGIILVVLGIGKVIVSLITLFLPERERELVNILYQRRYLDRGPKIVAMGGGHGIANLLLGLKEYTSNLIAIVTVADSGGSSGRLREEFNIVAPGDIRNCLVALADAPALMGDLFQFRFSQDSELKGHNFGNLFLTAMVQLTGGDFEKAVKESSKVLAIRGKVIPSTVNDVHLVAEYMDGSITEGEASIPKANVPIKRLYLKPEDTKPTQEALDAIATADVIILGPGSLYTSIIPNLIINGMTEAIEKSSAFKIYICNVMTQQGETEGYSASDHVRVLMEHTSPKIIDAALINNMQAPVDALKRYEEENSHPVIADSDKIKTLGAKVAAEDLLGVDDYVRHDSKKLTQALINLIEKHRVIKR